The DNA window CCAAAAGGGATCATAATCTTGTTCAAGTCCATTTCTATCCAAGTGAATCTTTGTCAAGCATGTTATTGCCTGtgttgtagggtttgaactttgaaggaaTATTGAAGTTGAAAGAATTGTTTGTTATTCTTTATTTATAattaggacaatgctagagatccTCAAAAGTCCTCAAAATCtacgtgacattaaaatagtcatagATTAAAAACAAATATGCAGGAcacacttcacatccaacactccacataaATGAGAGGTCTTTTAaggtcactttttgagggtaTCCAAACATTATCCTTATAATTAAGCATATATTCAATCATATACATGACACCAACCCAAATGCATAATTCTTTACAAATTATAAAGTTGGCAATAATAAAAGGTGGTTCATGGTGAGTTGTTTATTGGGTGGATTCCCATGTTAATCaaatctatgattttttttataatcgaaaACGATTGCATACAAACGTATTCTTTGGACATTTGATATAGGCTTAAACTCATATTGTTAGACTCGTATGCACGGAAATTTTACACTTGACACAGAATAAGTTGGGCCAACGTGTTTAGCCGCAAGCAAATCTATGAGTCTTGATACCTATATCTTTTTAATATGCATAACATCTAGGCAACTATTGCATGGACAAATTGTCAACAACCTTGATAATATCCacattttctcctctcttttttcttgctAGTGACCCACCCTTGATACCTTTATTCCCTACTTCATTTGTCAAATCAATACATTTTCATAGCGGGTAGCACTATTAAAACCCCCTATATCTTAGACCCCTTTTAGTCATGTCatgctaacatatatatatatatatatatatatatatatagcactatTAAAACCCCCTATATCTTAGACCCCTTTTAGTCATGTCatgctaacatatatatatatatatatatatatatatctatctatttATCTATCAATTATATATGGGTATCCATTGTATATTCTCTGTCTCTAAGGCAGAGAATATATTCCCTGTCTGtacatgtgtacacatatatgtctgCATGTACACGCCAATacagaatatattctctgtcctggTTAAAATCTTTGTTTGACAAAGCCAATGCAAGCAATACGTAAGAAATCTATAAATTAAGAAGAGTTCGCAGAATATTTTAAGAAGCTGTAAGAGATAGCAACAGTGTGTGAGAGAAAAACGAGAAAGAGCCTCAAAGTAGTCTGTCtttgagataaaaagagagtgaacctattgtggatatggattacttgagtgatattttcgactaccacttgtcaagttgttcaagtgaacaggtaaatacatatactgatgtaaattatattgttgtttttttacaAATACTCATTGGAAATTATATTGTTcgtagggtgattttatctcagccgaaataaagcaagaagacgaacatgcggacgagatggtcgataatatcaaagttaacgatagatgtgaatttgaaactgatatggtataatgctttaatcaatcaaaatatgagCTCTTTTGTTATGTTGAACGAATATTTGTAAATTTCTAATAAGAACTAATACATTATCAGGTGTTCAAATCGCGACAATCGATGATCTAGTGGGTTCAACAAACCGGACacaaattgggatatatcatcatcatttatagaTAAAATATTGATGGGTTCGGTTAAAAACacagattacaattcaaatgtgatcgcggtggcaatTACCAGAGCAAGAAACCCTCAATGAAACAGactggcaccaaaaaaatagaatgtccgttcaaattcagagggaggaaaatgaagctagaCGATGATAGGATGTTGGAGGTGGTGTGTGCGGAGCATAATCATGATCTTGCATTATATATGGAAGGACATCCATACCCCCGTCGGctttctgaatctgaaattcaaattatggttgacatgtcTGCACAAAATGCCAAGTCACGGGACATATTGGCGGAGTTGAAAAAGCGAGATCCGAACAACGTGAGCACCATCAGAACCATATATAATGCACGCAAGAAGCACAAGACCTCTGAGAGATCGGGTCAATCACAAATGTCATTGACCTCAGAGCAAGAAACCCTCTGAGAGAACCGACTGTGAAGACCAACACTAGAGGGCGTCCGTCCACAAAGAACACCAACACTCGTAGCAATCCAACAGCATATGTCATTGATGGGAGTGATTTTGTTCAGCCTCGGGAGCCTCACAGACACAGTTCCTCATCCGGATGCCCCGAATCGAAGATTTTTTAGTACGATTTTTCCAATCTTATGAACCAGagagacacagttgctcctcaatttacaatactcaATCTCTCTCTACACAGGGAAGTTCGATGGtaagaaaggaaaactactctTTACGATCCTACATTGATCAGTTTCCAGTTatactgcatccttacattagggacgtacaagatgtaaaagttgatggaaattgcggctttcgatcgatagctgtgtgtcttggtcatggggaagatgaatggccCCATGTTTGGTATAACCTGATGGTAGAGTTGGAcgcattttgaaaacaatatgttgaaatacttggcggTGAAGAGAGGGTATACAGTGTTAAACACTCACAGAACTTTTTTCgagatgatgttgcagcaccatttgagcacTGAGTGACAATGCCAAAcatgggtctattgattgcttctgcatatAATGtcatattgcatgttcttcatcatgttgagagttggacatatctaccactacgtacagctcctcTATCACCCTATCAACGAGTTGCCATCACTACAAAGAATTATCtaatgcctcccatcacacctgAATGTGTTCACTGTAGGCAtacttgtgcagctgcatgggcgactccgtatgcggaacgattaaatgcgtacatgcactcatatggattcatcaaatcttcatccaaaacttttattcatgtgcttgaataaattattgtctatgtcttacaaaattatgaaattaatatcaaaaaatatataatttctcttttctttacacaaaattaaaaagaaaattaataattaaaaaaaaccaaacatattaatcaaaatcaaagcatttaaattaataaatgtatatgtatatatctatatatatatatatatgtacgtaatatatatgtgtgtgtgagagatgGGACATGACAtatacccaaaaaagaaaaagaaaaagaaaaagagaaagagggGACATGACATGACAATCTAAGGAaggggtttaaaatagggggtTTATTTATTCAAATCCTAACAAAAAACACAAGTCATTGTCAATCCTTAAGAAAGCATGCAAGTGAACAGATAGTAAGCAATCTCCACCAGAGTAAGTAGTAATGTGTGAGTGAGTGAGCCTCATGAATTATCACATCTCTCCTTCACTTCCCCCACTTATCCCACACTATTCTTGTCCAACTATAACTGCCCCAAACTCATTTCTTTCCTAAAAAAATCAAGCAAACACCTGCAATTACATACAGTTACACCAAACCACACAAAAAAGTCAACACATTATGAGATTGAGGTGATGAATGTGGTTGCAAGCTAGTATATCCATTTAATAGGTGGTCCAGATCTGATCTATAACACTAAAAGAGGTGGCCCAATGTCAGTGGACCTTTTTCTATTTTGGAACTACTCAGCCATCATGCCTTTTGACATTTGAACAACTAAGTGAACGTAACCTCAGATCGCCAGAACAACTAGCACTACACTAGTGATAAATAAGACTGGGTAAAAGCCTATGCGGGTAGGAGTCCAGAAGTGGAACTAGCCCACAGACCCAGGATTCTACAAAGAAATATCTCAATTGGTTGGTTCAAACTCCCGACCTCGGGTACTGTACTCCCTAAGTCCAAGTTGGGTCACTGAACCTGCATACAACTTTCACCATAGATAGGCAATCAAGGCCTGCCTAAGTGAGGACAGTTTCATTAAAACAAGACAGAGACAATTTCTGTTCACAAAGATTCAAAGCAAAGGTAGGTTGAGTGGTTTGGACCAGGGTAGTTTGGTTTCATTGAAGCTGCTTTAATGGAAAGGACATCCTAAACTATACAACCCAGAAGGCCAATCAATGATCAACTCAAATCACAGAAGTCTGAGCACTAAGAATGCTTTCACTCTTGTTGCTAAGATTCAAGGAAAATGTGAGAAAGAAAGTTACAATTACTCAAATGAACCTATGATCCACCATCACAATCATTTTCAACCAAGTAGATATATCCACTTACATTAGCAATACACAACATACCCCAAAAGCACAATCTCTTCCAATATCCAGTCATTTTGAGAAACAAAAATTGTAAGAGTAAACATTGGAGTGCAATTGTGATGTACAACACACCCTTCGGAGGATTATGTAGGAGTGTGGAGCTTCAATAAGTAAAAACTTTCCCAACTCTTCTTTAATAATTTCTAAAGTTTTAAAAGATAATCAAACAGTGGTCAATGCGTAAAATCGAGTTCAAACATTCAAATACAGAATAAACAGTAGGGAAACGAACCATCCATTTAAGTGTCATTTTCAATTTCCCCGACCTGCACCGGAATAACTGGAAAACATCTCAATCACAGGTCCTTAAAGAATCGAAGGTGATCTTCAAACGTCTCAGCATGCCGGATTTTGGCGATTGATCCATCATCTTCAACCTAAAAACAAGTATTTCAATGCCAAAAGATTAATTTTCTGTCAAGAAATTGTTCCGGTTCGGgaaacaaaactacatcaattCCTAAAACTAACAATCTTCAATGTGAAGCACTCGGAGTTTGGAAAGGGTGGGTTGGCGAACAAGATACAATggataaagagagagaggaaaaattCCAGCAAGTAACTAAATCGAATAGCTAGGCAAGTAATCAATCACTCTAGTTGCATTTGCATGGAAAATGTGAGGGAAGAGAGAAAGCTCCATACCCAGTACTCAGGGGGGCGCATCTTTAGATTGTACGTTGATGCCATGCTCATGCAGTAAGCGCCTGCGTCATGCACAACCAAGCCAGAGCCCTGCAAAGCAAAATTCTTGATTAGAGGCTGTGAGGAATTGTCCCAACTATCCCACCAAAAGGCCAAGCACATTACCTTTGCTGGGGTTAGAAGTTCTCTTTCCTTTCCCAAGAAATCTGCAGATTCGCAGACAGGTCCCACCACATCAAAAGTTGAAACTTCAGCATCTTCTGGCGCAGGAGATACCAGTTCAATGTGCTACAACCAAGAACTAACAAATCAATTTTGATCTATTTAGGGACAAAGCTATCAAAGAAACAGTGTAACATTCAGGCAGAATGTTAGAAGTCATTCATTAAAGACACAAATGATTACCAACACAATTTATTGCCTCCTAAACTATGAGAACATTGGGGAGTCGAATTCCAACAAGTGTGCAATGTAACGTTGTAACCATATTCCtcaaaaggaaagagaaaaaaagagtaGCCAGGTAACATCAAATGAAAATCACTTCAGGTACTGGTAGAATCCACTGCCTCAGGTAACGACCAAGCCCAGCAAGAAAAGAACGTTTAGACAGTACTGCCCACATGAATGTTCACAAAGATAATCTGATAGATTCACTCTATGTTCCATTCtacccaaaaaggaaaaaacataCCTATCaagtaattaataatttaactGACAACACTCGGACAGTTCACTTTAACAGCACATAAACTATGCTTTGAAGTACGCCTatgatgcaaaaaaaaaaggaataaaaaggATCTGATAATGGCATGGAATTTCGAGTTTagcaaaaaaataagaagaagaagaagaagaatacaaGCATTCTTAACaattaaaacacaaacacatttATAAGGAACACTGGCAAGTGAAATTGCAAGTTGTTTAAGAAGCAAAAGAGAATAATACAAAAGTACGATATTATGATCACCAATAAAAACATTCTTGTCAGGTTTAGACATGATCAGGTTTTATTAGCAAAGCAGCTGATAAATTCAGGATACTCACTTGATAAGCATCATAAAGACTAGGACGAATGAGTTCAGCCATGCTACCATCAATCACAACAAAATTTTTCGTTCCATTAGTTTTGACTCCAGTAACACGGTTGACAAGGCAGCAAGTATTTGCAATGAGTGACCTCCCTGGTTCAATGATGAGATTGAGATCTCGTGAAAGGACCAATTCTCGAACCTATGCCAACCAAAAACGGGTAGATGTTCAAAGAATCTCTATATTGACTAAGTACAGGTCTGCCTGTGCATGTGGGATGATTTAAGCATTGCGAAAAAGATATTAAACATTGTGAAACTATTATCTCAGTGATTCAAATCCTTTAAGAATTCACTTTCCAAAATCAACATAGGCGTTACAATTATAAGTCCACTAGACATCCAAGAACGATAAATGAGTAATGTGTTGAAGCCTGAATAAATATCTTTTGAGAAAGAAGTCCTTGAATTGTATTTGGGCTTCCAAAGAGCTTTGCAATAGAGATGGAGACTAACAAAAGTATGCTATTCGTTATCTATCAAGAGTCATTATTTCTGTAATGACAAACTAAATAATGAGATCATGAACATGTGCACCAAATGCATTCATGCCAGAAACTATAAACCAAGATTTTGAATTATGATCCTCACAGTGTTAATGAGATCTCTAGGTGTGGGAAGCACAGCACCAGCATGATAATAATCTATGCCCAAACCACCTCCAATATTCAAGTAATCAATTTCAAAGCCCTGGGCTCGTATTTCGTCAATGTAGTTGACCATAAGAACTGCTGCATCCCTGAAAATGTCCACCTGAAACCCATGAAAAAGTGTTTGACCTTTAAAGTTAATATGATAAGCTTGCAAGCTAGAAAACTCACAGCTAACACAGGTACATAGGAAGCTGCACAGTTTAACAAGGCCCAGAGGCGAACAAAGTAACTAAATATAAGTATATTTTAACACTTCAAACTAACACCAATGAGTTAAGGGGCAACTTCCAGTCCATCTCGTAGAGTTCATAACTGTGAGCTCCTACTCACAAGTGaaaacatgtgtgtgtgtgtgtgtgtgtttatatatataatcatatacCCATATCTTACCTTGGTAATGGTTGAACCAAGATGGCAATGAGCCCCCACAAGCTTCAACTCATTGGGATGTGCCTTCACAGCATCCAGAAACCACTGCAGCTTCTCATTTCTAATCCCGAACTTAGAGTTCTTGTTGCCAGTAGCAACATAAGGGTGAACCTAAGATAATTTGTACACTAACATGAGAAGTATGTCAACATGTAAGACAATGAATTGAAATGTGGAAGCTTACACTGGAATGTTAGGAACCCAAAATATCAAGGAAAGGACAGACCGAGCTCCAAGTTTCAATTACCTATCATCCTGATTAAATTATTCAAAGATTCCTACAGTGTATGAACACCGTggataaatatatacatacaaatatgcatatatatctGACATAGGTTTTCTTACCGTGGATTAAGAATCTAATCTAAATTAAGATGGGTAAGGTTGTGGAGTTTGAGAAAGTGATCAGAGGGATAATACCACGATAACGCTGATAGATATACATTAATTTTAGAGCACAGTGCTACATGGGCAATGAAGTTAGATTTTCCGACTATGGTATGTAAGAGATCATGAGGCGCAACGCTACTTTCTTGTCCCATGCcatcacaaatttttttcctgCCTGTAAATAGTTAATTAACAGGAAAACCATACACAATATCGTTAATGAGATGTCCACCAGACACCATCTAAGACAACCTTACCACAAAATAACTTATGAGTGCCCAAGAACATttataatacaaaaaaaaaaaagtttgaacttaactcatCCTAGAGCTCAACAAATTCACAAAGATTATGCTGTTCATCAAGCAACACTTATAACATCTTTATCATAGATTATTAAGCTAAAAATGACTACTAAGACAAAAGAAAACCCTAGCTTTTCCATCAACATGCAAATTAACATTCAAGATAATCTAACTCCCCCAAGCCTTTTGTAGTCCAACATTGATATATGTTATACTCAGGCTAAAACCTACCTGAGGATCCACATCCGGGTTGATTCGTAGTAAAACATTAACCTTCTTTCCGGCAATTTTTGCAGCTCCCACAATATTCTCCAAGTCAAATTCACTATCCACATTAACTAAAACACCTTCTTGGGCAGCCAAAACTAATTCCTCCAACAGTTTTCCATTTCCATTAAAAATACACCTGTTCAATGAAGCATTGAATTGAAACCATATAAGGCAAACCAAACAACTAGACAAGAAAAAATCAATCACCTTCTTGTAACAACAGcgaaaaatcaaatgcaaatgGATATATCCTGCGGAAGGAATGCTTAAATTCCAAATAAAGATTCCAGCATTGCTACTAAATTGCCCAAagcttgaaacttgaaacatcACCTGGCCTAGGATGCAAAAACCTTATTGAGAAGTTACCAGAGGCAAGGCTCTGAATAAATTAAATACCTACATTTCATAGATGTATGATGTATTTCTATTAAAAGCAGGATGTTTCAACATGTTTATTCAGTTCAAactaaaaaagtgaaaaacaaatcccgtctcgcaaaaaa is part of the Tripterygium wilfordii isolate XIE 37 chromosome 7, ASM1340144v1, whole genome shotgun sequence genome and encodes:
- the LOC120001964 gene encoding diaminopimelate decarboxylase 2, chloroplastic-like; this encodes MAATNHLLSHSPFLPKTLTHQQHQFTQNPFSRISILPLRNTKIPSKSLLCIKAVLSQESTKTQNPQQTASFQHCFTKSSDGYLYCEGLKVEDVMETVERRPFYLYSKPQITRNYEAYEEALEGLNSIIGYAIKANNNLKILEHLRQLGSGAVLVSGNELRLALHAGFDPKRCIFNGNGKLLEELVLAAQEGVLVNVDSEFDLENIVGAAKIAGKKVNVLLRINPDVDPQVHPYVATGNKNSKFGIRNEKLQWFLDAVKAHPNELKLVGAHCHLGSTITKVDIFRDAAVLMVNYIDEIRAQGFEIDYLNIGGGLGIDYYHAGAVLPTPRDLINTVRELVLSRDLNLIIEPGRSLIANTCCLVNRVTGVKTNGTKNFVVIDGSMAELIRPSLYDAYQHIELVSPAPEDAEVSTFDVVGPVCESADFLGKERELLTPAKGSGLVVHDAGAYCMSMASTYNLKMRPPEYWVEDDGSIAKIRHAETFEDHLRFFKDL